The genomic region CCATTAAATTTTTCTTATTGTGAAGTCTACCTGCAGTATCGCAAATAAGTAAATCTATATTTCTTGCTTTTGAAGCAGAAATAGCATCAAAAACAACAGCCGCTGGATCAGAGCCTTCTGAATGTTTTACAATATCTACACCAGCTCTTTTACTCCATACTTCCAATTGATCAATTGCAGCTGCCCTAAAGGTATCTGCTGCTGCAAGAAGGACTCTCTTCCCTGCATTTTTATTTTTAGCAGCTAATTTTCCAATAGAAGTTGTTTTACCAGCACCATTTACACCTATAATTAGCATAACTTTTTTATTGTAATCTTCATAATCTATATTTTCTGTTCCTTCTAAAAGCATTTCTTTTATTACTTCTTTTAGAGTATCGTAAACTTTATTTGGATCATTAATTTTTTCTTTTCTTATTTTATCTTTTAATCTTTCTATTATATCTATAGTTGTATCCATCCCTATATCTGCCATGACTAAAATTTCTTCTAGTTCCTCATATAAATCTTCATCTATTGTTATTGCAAGTTTAAGGGTTTCATTTATCTTATCTGTTAAGGCATTCTTTGTCTTTGTTAAACCTGTTTTTAAGTTATCAAATAATTTTCCAAACATATTTATCCTCCTAATTTCTACTGTTTAAGTCTACTGATACAACCTTTGATACTCCTTTTTCCTCCATAGTAACGCCATATAAAATATCACTAGCTTCCATAGTTCCTTTTCTATGAGTTATTACTATAAATTGAATTTTTTCTGAGAATTTCTTTAGAAATTCAGCATATCTAATAACATTGGCATCATCTAAAGCTGCCTCAATTTCATCTAATATACAGAAAGGAGTTGGCTTCATTTTAAGAATAGAAAATAATAAAGCTATAGCTGATAATACCTTTTCCCCACCTGACATTAAATTTATGTTTTGAAGCTTTTTACCTGGCGGTTGAACATTTATGTCTATATTAGCAGAAAGCTCATCCCCTTCTCCTAATATAAGTTCAGCATTTCCTCCTTTAAATAATTCTCTAAAGGTTTCATTAAAATTTTCATTTATTTTTTTAAAGTTTTCAATGAAGAGTTCCTTCATTTTTTCTGTCATTTCATTTATTACTGTAATTAATTCTTCTTTAGACTTATTTAAATCCTCTTCTTGTTTTGACATAAATTCATACTTTTCACAGACTTCATCATATTCTGATATAGCCATCAAGTTTACTACACCTATGCTAGCTATTTTATTTTTTAAATTTTTAATACAGTCTTTAACTTCTGTAATATTAATAATATCTTCTGATATCTCGCAAGCTTCTGCTAATGTTAGGTTTTGTTCTTCATTAAGTTTTTTATAACAATTCTCTTTTTCATTTTCAAGCTTAGCAGAAGCAATTTCTCTTTTATTTAATTCACTTTCTTTATATTGAATTTCTTCTACCAATTTATTAATAATTTCATTTTTTATTTTTGACTTATCCTTTAAACTTATTCTATTAATTTCATCTCTTTTAAATACTTCTTCTAATTCCTTTAATCTATTATCAATAAGTACAGTAAGTTTTAATTTTTCTTCTATTTCTTTTTCTAATTTCTCAATAGTTAATTTTTGATCTTCAATTTCTATATTTAATTTATTTATTTTTTCTTTTCTTTCTATTACTTCTTTTTCTTTGCGTTTTATTTCGCTTTGTGTACTATATATACTTTCATCTAAAGATGCCTTATTAATTTTTATTTTAACAACTTCTTCTTTTTTTGTATCATAAAGCTTTCTTTTCTCAATTATTTTTTTTTCTAATTCTGAAGCTCTACTCTTACTTTCAATGCTATTCTTTTCGAGGTCGATTAATATTTCCTTATTTTTGTCTAGTTCTAATTTTAACTTTTCTAGACTATCTTTATTCATACTTATTTCATTTTCAGCCACTTCTAAAGATGACTTAAGCTTATGTTTTTCTTTATCTAAAACTAATTCTTCGCTTTCAAATTTAGCAATATCAATATTTTTAATATGAAGCTCGTCATTATAATTTAGAATTTTTTCATCTAATTCTTTTATTTCTGATTTTAATTTATTTAAATTCTCAAACTCGTAAGTGTATTCCTTTTTGTTAGTATTAATATTTTCTTCCAGTTCTTGAAGTTCCCTTTTTCTACCTAGGATACTTCCCTTATTTTTATTATAAATACTACCACCAGTTAGAGCTCCACCTGGGTTTATTACTTCTCCCTCTAATGTTACAACCTTTACTTTATGATTATAAAGTTTTGATACTTTTAACGCTGAATCCATGTCCGAAGTGATAATAGTTTTACCTAAAGCATAATCTATAATTTCTTTATATTTTGAATCAAAAATCAATAACTCAGCGGCTAGTCCTAAAAATCCTTCTACATTCTTAATTTCTTTTGAAAGGCTTAACTTATTGCCCTTAATAATATTTAATGGTAAGAAGGTTGCTCTTCCTAGAGAATTTGCCTTTAGATAATTAATTAATTGTTTGGCCACTTCTTCATCTCTAGTAATTATATTAGAAATATTTCCACCTAAGGCTATTTCAATGGCAGTTTCATATTTTTTCTCTACTTGAAAAATTTCTCCTAGAACTTTTGTATCTTGAGCCCCTTTTATTTTACCCTCTTGTATTCTCTCCATAAGCCTCTTTACTGAAAGATTATATCCTTCATAATTTTTTTCTAAATCCTTTAGGGTTCCAAGTTTTCCCTCTAACATATTAATATTTTTAGATATTTCTCTAATTTTATTTTCACTTATGGATCTATCTTTAATTAAAATACTTAGTTTTTTCTTATCTGATAATATTTTTTCCTCAAGCTTTCTCTTATCTTCTTTACATTCAGTAATTTTTCTTCTTAAACCTTCAATAGTAGCTAAATTTATCTTTATATTATCTTTAATTACTTTTATTGAATTTTCTGAGTTTAAAGCTATTTGTTCTTTATTTGAAATCTCTTTATTTAATAAAGCAATTTTATTTTTGCTCTCAGAAATCTTACTTAAAAAATCAAATTCCTCGTCTTTAATAATTGATATTTCTCTTTCAAATTCTTCAATGTTTTTCAATATAGATTTAATATTATTTTCCATAATATTAATATCATTATCTTTTTTTACTTGTTCTTTTATCTTTTCTTGAAGATTTTCAAGAAGAATATTCCTTTCCTCTTGTAAAGAATTTAACGAATTTTCTAGCTCATTAATTTCTAATAGACTTTTATTTATTGCACCTTCTAAATTTGATATTCTTTCTTTAAATATTTCAATATTTCTATGATTTTCATTTAACTCATCTTTCTTATCATAATATTCTTCTTTTTCATTTTTATTTTTATTTTCTAAAGTTTCTATAGCCTTTTCAAAATTAATAAAATCTTTTTTCTCATTTTCTAGCTCTTCTCTTTTTCCTGTTATTTCTTTAGTTCTATTATCTATATCCCTTTTAATTTCTTCTAAATCTTTTTCTACTTTTCTAATGCTTTCAACTAAAAGGGATACTTCTTTTATCTTTAATTCATCAGCTAAAGCTTTATACTTTAAAGCCTTCTCCCTTTCTTCCCTTAAAGGTTCTATTCTTTCTTCGTAAGTATGTATAATATCTCTTATTCTGACCAAATTATTTTCTGTATTCTCTAATCTACGTTCTGCTTCTTCTTTTCTAGTTTTATATTTAACAATCCCTGCTGCTTCCTCTAAAAGTGCTCTTCTATCTTCAGCCTTTCCACTTAATATCGCCTCAATTTTACCTTGTCCAATAAGAGAATATCCTTCCTTCCCTATACCTGTATCCATAAATAAATTATTGATATCTTTTAGTCTACATTTTTGATTATTTATTAAATATTCAGTTTCACCAGATCTAAAAATCCTTCTCGTAACTGTAATCTCAGAGTATTCTGTTTCTAAAGAATTATCAGAGTTGTCTAAGGTTAAAGATACTTGAGCTAATCCAACAGGCTTCCTATATTGAGTTCCAGCGAAAATAACATCTTCCATCTTTCCGCCTCTTAAAGTTTTAGCACTTTGTTCTCCAAGAACCCATCTTACTGCATCTGATATATTACTTTTACCACTACCATTTGGTCCCACTACAGCAGTAACGCCTTCTTTAAAATTTAATGTGGTTTTATCTGCAAAGGATTTAAAACCCCTTATTTCTATGGATTTTAAAAACATAGATACACTCCCCGTCTAAATCAATGATACTAGCAAACTTGCTGTAACCATTATAATTAAAATAATAGTAATAATATTAATCATTTTTTGTCTTGTTTTTTTCTTCATAAATATCACTCCTACTCTTATTAAGTTTATATTAAAGAAAATAAAATATCAATTGGCAAAAAAGAAGATTGGCAGCAATCTTCTTTTATAGAACAACAATTTTTTCGCGCATTAAGAAATAATGCTAAATTGTTAATTTTTCTATTCTTTTTAAAACAATTATATTTATATTATCTCTATGCACTTTATCATTAATTTTAACGTTAATTTTTCCTCTATGCTTCGCTTTAAGTTTATTAAAAAATACTTTTTTATTCGCATACAGCTTACTTAAATCTTTAGAATTTAATTCAATAATAATATCTTCTTCCGGATTAACACAATTTTGAATTTTATCACATATTAAGCTTCCTTCAACTAATTCTCTAAAAGCAGGATGGAAAGGGCCGCTTATTACATCTTTTCCAAGGGTTATTGTATCTGTTGGTTGAAGTCCAATTCTTATTATATTTACATTGGCTTCTTTATAAAGCTTATATATATCTTTAGAAATTTGAACCGCTTCCTCTAATGTATATGGTTTGTAAACACCTCTATAATACATTTCTTCCATAGGAGTATCTTTTATTACGAGAGAGGGATATATTCTGCATATATCCGGCTTCATTGCAATAGATTTTTTAGCTGTTTCTATGTCCTTTTCAAAACTATCTCCCGGCAATCCAGGCATTATTTGATGTCCTAAAACAAAATCAAATTCCTTTATTAGTTTAGATGATTTTTCTACATCTTCAGCACTATGTCCTCTCCCTGAAAGTCTAAGAATTTCATTATCTAAAGATTGAACTCCCAGCTCAATTATATCAATCTTATATTCTTTTAAATAGTTTAGAATATATCTATTAATAGCATCAGGTCTTGTTGACATCCTAATTTTATCTATTAATCCCTTTTCTTTATAATCTTTCGCCACCTTTAATAATTCTTTTTGCTTATTAACAGGTATTGCAGTAAAGGTTCCACCAAAAAAGGAAACTTCCACAGTCGCATCATTTTTATTTATAGTATTTAAATATTCTTTTATTGTTTCTTCAACTTCCTCTGCAGTAACTTCCTTTTGTAAAGTTCTTGCTATTTTATCTTGATTACAAAAAACACATTGATGAGGGCAGCCAATATGAGAAATAAATATTGGAATAATATAATGTTTTTTACTCATTTCTCTCCTCCAAATTTCTTAAGGCTTCTTTTGCTGCATTTTGCTCTGCTTCCTTCTTGCTATACCCTTCTCCTCTACCTAATTCTTTATTTTCTATAATTACAGAAGTATAGAATTTTCTCCTATGAGGAGGGCCTTCATATTTTAGTAGCTCATATACTATTGAAACTTCTCCTGATTTTTGAAGCTCTTCTTGCAGTTTTGTTTTATAATCTAAAACAATATCATTTTTAATAGCCTTTTCTATTATTTCTTTAAAATGGCCTATTATATAATCTTTAGTATATTCTATCCCCTTATCTAAGTATATTGCTGCAATTAATGCCTCAACAGCATCTGCGGTAATAGAAGCCCTTTCTCTACCTCCAGTAAGCTCTTCTCCTCTACTTATTCTAATAAAATACCCTAAATCTAATTTTTTACCAATTTCATAAAGAGAATTTTCACAAACTATTAGACTTCTTATTTTAGTTAATTCTCCTTCACTTTTTTCCTTATAATTTAAAAATAAATATTCAGTAATACATAGCTGTAAAACTGCATCTCCCAAAAATTCTAACCTTTCATTATATTCTTGATCCTTATGCTGATTAGCATAGGAACTATGTGTCAAGGCTGCTTTTAATAAATTTTTTTCATTAAAAGTTACACCTACAGCCTCCTCAACTTCCTTAATATTAAATTTTCCCATTAGTTACACTCCTTGAAGTTTATTCTTCAACTTGCTTTAATGGTTCTGAGCAAATTCAAGAATAAACTAGTTTTTATATTCTTAATAAAAATCCCGCATACTTGCGGGATTTTACTATTCTTCAACATGATTTTTTAAATACTCTACTACATCTCCAACTGTTTTAAAGCCTTCTGCATCTTCATCAGGAATTTCAGTATTTAATTCATCTTCTAATGCCATCATAAGCTCAACTAGATCTAATGAATCTGCATTTAAATCATCAACAAAAGAAGATTCCATAGTTATATCCGCTTCATTAATACTTAATTTATCTGCTATAATTTCTCTAACCTTTTCAAACATATTATTCACCTCCTAGACACTTCATTTAGATAATATTATATAATATTTATCTAGTCAATATGAATATTTGCATTTATTACATATTATTTTGAAGCTCTAATTTAATCTTTTCTAATACATTATTATCATAGAACTTCTTTGTTTGATTAATAGCATTTTTAAAAGCTTTTCCATCAGAACTTCCATGAGCTTTAATGCATATTCCATCAACACCTAGGAAGGGAGCCCCTCCTACTTCAGTATAATCAAATTTCTTTTTTATATTGCTAAATACTGGTTTTAATAAAAGCGCTCCAAGTTTACCCATTAAGCCAGAAGATAAAATCTCTTCTTTTATTATCTTTAATAAAGTCATGGCAACACCTTCATACATTTTTAATAATGTATTACCCACAAATCCATCACATACTAAAACGTCAACATCACCCTTAGAAGTCTCGCGTGGCTCTATATTTCCTACAAAGTTAAGCTTCGCTTCTTCTTTTAGTAGTTTATAAGCGTTTTTGGTTAGTTCATTTCCTTTTTCTTCTTCTTCTCCAATATTTACAAGACCTATAGATGGATTATCTTTCTTCATTACTTCTTTAAAATATACTTTTCCCATCTTAGCAAACTGAACCAAATAACTTGGCTTACAATCAACATTAGCTCCAGCATCAATTATCATAAAATGACCATTTTTTCCTGGCATTATAGGTGCTAAAGCCGGTCTTTCAATGCCTTTAATTCTACCTACAACTAATGTGCAGCCAGCTAAAAAAGCTCCAGTGCTTCCAGCTGAAATTATCGCATCACATTCCTTATCTTTTACTAACTTTAATGCTTTATATATACTGGAATCTTTCTTTTTCTTTAGTGCCATTACAGGATGTTCATTTGTTGAAACTACTTCTCTGGCATCTATAATTTTTACTAGATTTTTATCATACTTATATTTATTTAGTTCTTCTTCAATTTTTTCTTTAGGACCTGTTATATAGTATTCTATTCCACTGTATTCTTTTAAAGCGCTAACTACGCCTTCGACTACAGCTTGGGGTGCATTATCTCCACCCATGCCATCAATAGCTATTTTCATATAAATTCGCCCCTTTGCTTATATATAAAGAAAAGAAAGTCAATAGACTTTCTTTATTCTTCTGATGAAGCAACTACTTCTTTCCCATTATAGAAGCCACAATTTTTACAAACTCTGTGAGCTAATTTCATTTCATGACATTGTGGACATTCAACTATACCAGGTAAGCTCGCTTTAAAAGTTTGAGCTCTTCTTGAATTTCTCTTTGCTCTATATGTTTTTCTAGCAGGATTTCCCATTACTACACCTCCTTATTAGCAAACAACTCTTGTAACTTTGCCATTCTTAAGTCTACATCATTTGACTCACATTGACAAGAACCTTCATTAAGATTTTTCCCACATTTTTGGCAAAGCCCTTTACAATTGTCTGTACAAAGTCTCTTAATAGGTAAGGTTGAAACTATAATATTTTCAACTACTTCTGCAATATCTAATATATTGCTATCTACAAAAATAATTTCGTCTTCTTTTTGAAGTTCTACATTATTTGTAAACCTTTCTTCTATATCAATATCTATTGGATAGATAAAGGCCTCTAGGCATCTTGAACAATTTAATTCCAATTTTGTTTTTATGGAAACTTTAAGCGTCAAAACATCACTAATAGAAGTTATTTCTCCAATTACATTAACAGGATCAACAAACTTAATTTCTTCTCCATCAAAAACAAAAGATGCTAAATCATATGTTACATTTATTTCTTTTTTTCTACTTTTAGCTGAGACTAAATCCGAAAATTCTATAATCATATGTATTTGCTCTAAATTTTGTCTGATTATGATTTAACTTTACTTATAAAATTAAAACATAACTTATACAGAGCTTTTTTCACTCCTTAGATAAAAATTTGCTGAATAAACACAATTTATTATATAAAGCGCATGATTAAAAGTCAAGCAATTTGTTATAAATTGCTTAAACTAATAATAATGCACTTTATAATTATTTGCTGATTAATTCAACAGTATCTCTTGCAATAACTAATTCTTCATTAGTTGGAATAACAAAAGCTTTTACTTTAGAACCTTCTTTTGAAATTTCTCTTACTTTTCCTCTTACCTTATTTTTTTCTGTATCTATTTCAACTCCTAGGAACTCTAATCCCTTTAAAATTCCTTCTCTTGATTCTGGACCATTTTCTCCTACTCCAGCAGTAAATACTATTGCATCAACACCACCCATAATAGCTGCATATGCACCAATTGTTGCTTTTACTTTATATTCAAATATATCTAAGGCAAGTTGAGCTCTATGAACACCTTCTTTAAAGGCAGCATCTTCTATATCTCTGAAGTCTGAACTGATTCCTGATATACCTAAAACTCCTGATTTCTTGTTTAATAAGTTATCTACTTCTTCAATAGTTAATCCTTCTTCCTTCATTAAGAAAGGTATTATAGCAGGATCTATATTACCAGATCTTGTTCCCATAGCTAATCCCTCAAGAGGTGTAAAGCCCATTGATGTATCAATAGAAACGCCTCCCTTAACAGCAGTTACACTTGAACCATTTCCTAAATGACAAGTAATAATTTTTAAATCTTTTATATCTTTTCCTAATAATTCAGCTGCTTTTTGTGAAACATATTTATGAGAAGTTCCATGGAAACCATATTTTCTTATTCCATGTTTTGTGTATAATTCATATGGTAATGCATATAAATATGCTTTTTCTGGCATAGTTGAATGGAAAGCATTATCAAATACTGCTACCATAGGAACATTTGGCATTAACTCTTCACAAGCTTCAATACCAATCATATTTGCTGGGTTGTGTAATGGCGCTAGTTTAAAGCATTCTCTTATATATTCTTTAACTTCTTCATTTATAACAACAGATGATTTAAACTTTTCTCCTCCATGAACTACTCTATGGCCAACTGCTGATATTTCGTCCATTGAAGATATTACTCCATTTTCTTTGTCTACTAATGCACCAAGTACTAATTGAATTGCAACTTTATGATCTTTCATAGGTTGTTTTATTATGTATTTTTCTCTTCCTTCAACCTTTTGAGTTAAAACAGATCCTTCAATTCCTATTCTTTCTACTAATCCTTGAGCTATTGATTCTTCAGTATTCATATCAATTAATTGATATTTAAGTGATGAACTTCCACAATTAATAACTAATACCTTCATTTATAATCCTCCAAAGCTTATTATTTTATTGATTGTGCTTGAACTGCTGTTAATGCAACAACATTAACTATGTCCTCAACACTGCATCCTCTTGATAAATCATTTATTGGTTTTGCAAAGCCTTGACACATTGGCCCTATAGCTTCAGCATTTGCAAATCTTTGAACTAATTTATATCCTATATTTCCACTTTGTAAGTCTGGAAAAATAAGAACATTTGCTTTTCCAGCAACTTTGCTGTTTGGAGCTTTTTGAGCTGCCACACTTTCAACTATAGCTGCATCTAATTGCAATTCTCCATCAATTAGTAAATCAGCTCTTAATTCCTTAGCGATCTCTGTTGCTTTTCTTACCTTTTCTACTAATTCTCCACCTGCACTTCCCATTGTTGAGAAAGATAACATTGCTACTCTAGGTTCAATACCGCAAAGGTTCTTTGCTGTATCAGCTGTTGCTATTGCTATCGCAGCTAATTGTTCAGCTGTTGGATTTGGATTTACAGCACAGTCTGAGAATAATAACATACCTTCTTCTCCATATTTAGCATTTGGTACCATCATTATAAAGAAACTTGAAACTACTGAAACACCTGGTGCTGTTTTAACAATTTGTAATCCTGGTCTTAATAAATCACCAGTAGTATGAACTGCTCCTGAAACCATTCCATCTGCATCATCTAATTTAACCATCATTGTTCCGAAATATAATGGATCTCTTACTATTTGATTTGATTTTTCTAGAGTCATTCCCTTATTTTTTCTTAACTCATAGAACTTATTAACATATTCTTCTAATTTTTCTGAAGTATTAGGATCAATAATTTCTATTCCTTCTAAATTTACCCCTAAATTTTCAGCTTTTCTTTTTATTTCATCAATATTTCCAACTAAAACTGGATATGCTAAACCCAATTTGTGTATTTTTTCTGCCGCTTTTAATGTTCTTTCCTCATCACCTTCTGGAAGAACTATTCTTTTTTTGTCAGCTTTTGCTGACTCCCATAATTTATTCATAAGTTCCATAATATAAACTCCTTTCAAAAAGATACGAACTTTACTCCATATACTAATATACTCCTATCAGCCTGTATTTTTCAACCTAAAGTTGTCTATTTCTTTATTTCTTTATATTCCTAATTTTCAGACAACGTTAAATTTTATACTATTTAATTTTTTAATTTCTCATATTAAATAGTTTTTATGCTATAATATTTATAATTCCCTAAAAGGAGGTAATTTATGAATATTACTGGAATAATTACTGAATATAATCCTTTTCACAAAGGACATTTGTATCACTTAAATAGTGCAATAAAAACAACTAATTGTGATGGAATTGTTTGTATTATGAGTGGAAATTTCGTTCAAAGAGGCGGCCCTGCTATTATAGATAAATATAAGAGAGCTGAAATTGCAGTCTTAAATGGAGTAGATTTAGTTTTAGAATTACCCTGCTTTTATTCTGTATCTTCTGCAGAATTTTTTGCTAAAGGTTCAGTTTCAATTTTAAATTCTATAGGTGTGGTAAATAATATTTTCTTTGGAAGTGAATGTGGTGATATAGAAAAGCTAAAATATATTGCTAACTTTTTAACAAATGAACCTAATGAATTTAAAGCCGAAATAAAAAATAATTTAAATCTAGGACTAACTTATGCAAAAGCAAGAGAAATATCCTTAAATAAATTTCTTAAAGATGATTCTTTAAAGGATATATTAAAAAGTTCTAATAATATTTTAGCTATAGAATATATTAAAGCTCTAATTAAGCTTAATAGTAATATTGTTCCTTTAACATTAAAAAGAGAAGGATCAAACTATAATGATAAAAACTTTACTTCTATCTTTGCTTCTGCAACAAGTATACGAGAATATCTTAAAAAAAATATGGAGTTAGATAAAATTAATAATTATCTTCCCATTACTACTATTAATTACCTTGAAAATTTAAAAGCTGGTAATTATAAATTTGTATTTGAAGAAGATATGTATAAGTATATTAAATATAGAATATTGAGCAATAATATAAATTTTGAAAATTTACAAGAAGTAAAAGAAGGATTAGACAATAAAATTATTAAAGAAATCTATACAAGTAATTCTTTTGACGATTTTATTTTGAATATTAAGAGCAAAAGATACACCTATACTAAAATTTCAAGATTGTTAACTCAGATTTTTCTTTCCTTTGATACTTACAATTATATGGAACTATTAGATGAGAATAATCTTTATGCAAGAATACTTGCCTTTAATGAAAATGGAAGAAAAATTATTAAAGAAATGAAGAAAAAATCTCAAATACCTATTATTACTAAAATCTCAAAAGGAAATAATAATCCTCTTTTAAATTTAGATATTAATGCAACTAAGACATATTCAATATTAAACAGTTCATTGGACCCATTAAGTGATTTTTTAACTAATCCTATAATAAATGATTAATATAAAGAAGACATATGCATATAAATACTATATGGGAGGTTGTTTTATGTTCAGTATTTATATTATATGTCTTATTATTTTTGCTCTTGTTTTATTATTACTAAAGTTATTAAATGTAAAGAAAAATTATATAATTTCTATTTTTATTACCCTTTTTATCATATTATTTGTTATAAATTTAGATTCAAATATAAAATCTGCAGTTGATGGTGTTAAATTAGTTATCACTGCAATACTACCCACAATATTTCCTTTCTCAGTTATATGCAATTTATTAATATATTATGATGGTATAGAACTATATTCTAAACTATTAGGTCCCCTAATATGCAGACCTTTAAAACTTTCAGATAATTGCTCCTTTCCTTTAGCTGCAAGCTTTATTTGTGGATATCCTCTAGGAGCAAAATATGCCTCTGAAATTTACGAACTTAACTACATAGATAAAAATGAATATGAAAGATTATTAAATATAGCATCTAATGCAGGTCCAATATTTATTTTAGGTTCTATTGCTATTGCTATTTTAAATAATATAAATTTTGGCTACCTATTATTAATTGCAAACTACTTATCTGTAATAATAATTGGTTTATTCACAAGGAAAAAGGCAACATATATTAATAAACGCAAGGTAAAAAATGCTTTTGCAAATAATAGCTTTGGAACAAATCTTAAAAATGCTGTTGAAAATGCTATTGCTACAACTATTAATGTTGGAGCCTTTGTTATTATTTTTTCTGTCGT from Clostridium isatidis harbors:
- a CDS encoding elongator complex protein 3; translated protein: MSKKHYIIPIFISHIGCPHQCVFCNQDKIARTLQKEVTAEEVEETIKEYLNTINKNDATVEVSFFGGTFTAIPVNKQKELLKVAKDYKEKGLIDKIRMSTRPDAINRYILNYLKEYKIDIIELGVQSLDNEILRLSGRGHSAEDVEKSSKLIKEFDFVLGHQIMPGLPGDSFEKDIETAKKSIAMKPDICRIYPSLVIKDTPMEEMYYRGVYKPYTLEEAVQISKDIYKLYKEANVNIIRIGLQPTDTITLGKDVISGPFHPAFRELVEGSLICDKIQNCVNPEEDIIIELNSKDLSKLYANKKVFFNKLKAKHRGKINVKINDKVHRDNINIIVLKRIEKLTI
- the acpP gene encoding acyl carrier protein, which translates into the protein MFEKVREIIADKLSINEADITMESSFVDDLNADSLDLVELMMALEDELNTEIPDEDAEGFKTVGDVVEYLKNHVEE
- the rnc gene encoding ribonuclease III; the encoded protein is MGKFNIKEVEEAVGVTFNEKNLLKAALTHSSYANQHKDQEYNERLEFLGDAVLQLCITEYLFLNYKEKSEGELTKIRSLIVCENSLYEIGKKLDLGYFIRISRGEELTGGRERASITADAVEALIAAIYLDKGIEYTKDYIIGHFKEIIEKAIKNDIVLDYKTKLQEELQKSGEVSIVYELLKYEGPPHRRKFYTSVIIENKELGRGEGYSKKEAEQNAAKEALRNLEERNE
- a CDS encoding YceD family protein, with translation MIIEFSDLVSAKSRKKEINVTYDLASFVFDGEEIKFVDPVNVIGEITSISDVLTLKVSIKTKLELNCSRCLEAFIYPIDIDIEERFTNNVELQKEDEIIFVDSNILDIAEVVENIIVSTLPIKRLCTDNCKGLCQKCGKNLNEGSCQCESNDVDLRMAKLQELFANKEV
- the plsX gene encoding phosphate acyltransferase PlsX codes for the protein MKIAIDGMGGDNAPQAVVEGVVSALKEYSGIEYYITGPKEKIEEELNKYKYDKNLVKIIDAREVVSTNEHPVMALKKKKDSSIYKALKLVKDKECDAIISAGSTGAFLAGCTLVVGRIKGIERPALAPIMPGKNGHFMIIDAGANVDCKPSYLVQFAKMGKVYFKEVMKKDNPSIGLVNIGEEEEKGNELTKNAYKLLKEEAKLNFVGNIEPRETSKGDVDVLVCDGFVGNTLLKMYEGVAMTLLKIIKEEILSSGLMGKLGALLLKPVFSNIKKKFDYTEVGGAPFLGVDGICIKAHGSSDGKAFKNAINQTKKFYDNNVLEKIKLELQNNM
- the smc gene encoding chromosome segregation protein SMC, with amino-acid sequence MFLKSIEIRGFKSFADKTTLNFKEGVTAVVGPNGSGKSNISDAVRWVLGEQSAKTLRGGKMEDVIFAGTQYRKPVGLAQVSLTLDNSDNSLETEYSEITVTRRIFRSGETEYLINNQKCRLKDINNLFMDTGIGKEGYSLIGQGKIEAILSGKAEDRRALLEEAAGIVKYKTRKEEAERRLENTENNLVRIRDIIHTYEERIEPLREEREKALKYKALADELKIKEVSLLVESIRKVEKDLEEIKRDIDNRTKEITGKREELENEKKDFINFEKAIETLENKNKNEKEEYYDKKDELNENHRNIEIFKERISNLEGAINKSLLEINELENSLNSLQEERNILLENLQEKIKEQVKKDNDINIMENNIKSILKNIEEFEREISIIKDEEFDFLSKISESKNKIALLNKEISNKEQIALNSENSIKVIKDNIKINLATIEGLRRKITECKEDKRKLEEKILSDKKKLSILIKDRSISENKIREISKNINMLEGKLGTLKDLEKNYEGYNLSVKRLMERIQEGKIKGAQDTKVLGEIFQVEKKYETAIEIALGGNISNIITRDEEVAKQLINYLKANSLGRATFLPLNIIKGNKLSLSKEIKNVEGFLGLAAELLIFDSKYKEIIDYALGKTIITSDMDSALKVSKLYNHKVKVVTLEGEVINPGGALTGGSIYNKNKGSILGRKRELQELEENINTNKKEYTYEFENLNKLKSEIKELDEKILNYNDELHIKNIDIAKFESEELVLDKEKHKLKSSLEVAENEISMNKDSLEKLKLELDKNKEILIDLEKNSIESKSRASELEKKIIEKRKLYDTKKEEVVKIKINKASLDESIYSTQSEIKRKEKEVIERKEKINKLNIEIEDQKLTIEKLEKEIEEKLKLTVLIDNRLKELEEVFKRDEINRISLKDKSKIKNEIINKLVEEIQYKESELNKREIASAKLENEKENCYKKLNEEQNLTLAEACEISEDIINITEVKDCIKNLKNKIASIGVVNLMAISEYDEVCEKYEFMSKQEEDLNKSKEELITVINEMTEKMKELFIENFKKINENFNETFRELFKGGNAELILGEGDELSANIDINVQPPGKKLQNINLMSGGEKVLSAIALLFSILKMKPTPFCILDEIEAALDDANVIRYAEFLKKFSEKIQFIVITHRKGTMEASDILYGVTMEEKGVSKVVSVDLNSRN
- the rpmF gene encoding 50S ribosomal protein L32; translated protein: MGNPARKTYRAKRNSRRAQTFKASLPGIVECPQCHEMKLAHRVCKNCGFYNGKEVVASSEE
- the ftsY gene encoding signal recognition particle-docking protein FtsY, producing the protein MFGKLFDNLKTGLTKTKNALTDKINETLKLAITIDEDLYEELEEILVMADIGMDTTIDIIERLKDKIRKEKINDPNKVYDTLKEVIKEMLLEGTENIDYEDYNKKVMLIIGVNGAGKTTSIGKLAAKNKNAGKRVLLAAADTFRAAAIDQLEVWSKRAGVDIVKHSEGSDPAAVVFDAISASKARNIDLLICDTAGRLHNKKNLMDELAKIGRILEREYSEAKKETLLVLDGTTGQNAVNQAKQFMEACPIDGIILTKLDGTAKGGVVISIKNTLNIPVRYIGVGEGIDDLQEFNSEEFVEALF